A region of the Ranitomeya imitator isolate aRanImi1 chromosome 5, aRanImi1.pri, whole genome shotgun sequence genome:
CAGGGAGATCCCTTAGCTGTTTCAGCCGCACTCGCTCCCCTCTCGTTAAATTGTCATTTCGTATAGACTGGGGGATGTGCGCCACCCCCTCACTGGCCACTTTGACGAACATATCAATAGCGCCACAACTCGATAGTGGGGGGAATTTCTTAGACCTTGCACGAATAGCCTGCGGGATCCTACCTCCTTCCTCAGTTAGATGCTCCCTGGATAGTTCCTCCAAGATTCTCAAGGCTGACTGCTCGCTTTCTGTAGGGAACAATTCATGAAGATTATTATCATAAAAATGTCGTTTGAATAAAAGTGACCGAGCAAATAAATGCAAATCCTTAATGATCGTAAAACGGTCAACTCCCGCTGTCGGCGAAAAAGACAATCCCTTATACAGAAGCGAGCAGTCAGTCTCGGACAAGGAATGCTCACTCAAATTAATTACCTTATTCTCGCCCCTTGGGGTTTCATCATTCCGTGATTTATATCTCTTGTAGGGGTGATAATTACGATTTTTCGGTCTATTATAACTGACACCTGAACGTGTAAGTGCTGATGACGTCGAGAGGTCAGACTGAGTACTATTGGATGATAAGGATGTGTTAGATACACTCCGTTGTATTTGACGTTGTTGGGATGTGGATTTCCTCCATAAATAGACCTTCTGGGTCTGATAATCTCTGATGTCTCTAGTTAGCTTAGAAGCCTGTGTCTCACTTATTTTTTTCACGGTCATCTCAATGGATTTATCAATCTGCATTTCATAGCTCTTTAGCTGTTCCTCAGAGCATTTACTCCGCAGCTCAGATAGCGCCAAATCAATCTCCTTATCAAGACCTTCAATGGTCTTAGTATTTAGTCCAATTAACAGTCTCATAAAGACTACAGAGCATGACCCGCAGGCCTCCTCCCATCCAGTAATAAACTCGAGATCTTCTACAGGGAAGGTTGGCACAACTTGGACGCGTAGACCCCTTGGAATCATTTTTTTAGCCAAGTATTGCTCCAGGAACATCCGATTCCACCATAACTTTGTACGTTTAAGTAACATTTTCCTCATGGACTCAAATATTGCATCGCCACTGTGACTACTGGTAGGTGCTCCACCCGTCCCATCATGTCCGAAAACCTGTTCGATCTGTCCAAGCCAGCATTGCTCCCTGGCTCTAAAGTCCATAATACCTGTAGATAtgcctgtgcaaaacacagaaagACAATATAATACAAACAAATAGGTATTATCTAGCAACATCACGTAACACAGTATTTAAATGTTGCACCTATATCGGATTCATACTGCACCGAGTCGTTAAGGAACAACAAACTGGGGGTGTGAAAATCACAAGGAACGACAAAACCCGGTTGATATCGATAAAAATACTCTTTATTAGAACAAGTTAACAATAAAATTACAAACAAGCAATAGGACAATAATGTGACCAAAGTGGACATATGGTGCGAGACACTACACCAAACTGTCACTATGCAAAAAGACATGCAGACTGCATAACCTAGGTCCCCAGGTAAAAGATGTACGTATAGGGGGATGAAGCAACCGGATGGTAATACTGTTAAGGCAGGTGGGCAGAATATCACTAGTGTCCAGGGCACCTCAAAGGACAAAAATAGTGTCCATCCTATTATCTCTATATATACCACACTGGGTTAGAAACAAGGCCCCTGCACCACAGACCACGCATAATCAGTCAAAATGCCCATGCGCAGATGTAAAGTGCACCATGCTCACACTGCTACCTGAAATAAACCCATAGCAAAGCGCTATATGGACATATATTACCTCCAATAGACCACACTCGGTGCAACCCGGTCACAGCCTGCAacgtcacccgacgcgcgtttcggagaatcaactccttcgtcaggggggcgtGTCAGGATGCACAGGAAGCAGGGTTTAAGTAGCCGACCAATGACAGCAGCCGCGGCGCCAACCGGAGGTGACGCGGACGACACTATGGCAACCGCAACTCACAGACGGCGGTGACGTCACGCAGGAGCGCCGCCACAGTCATGGCAACCACTTCAGCGTAAAGACGCCACACGCCGCCCGGAGCGGCGGAGCCCAGTGCGCCCGCGTACAGGCAGCGCCGAGGATGGCATCAACTGGTCAGCACCACATACAACGCATACACATACGTGAGCTAAGGGAAGGACAAAGACAAGAAGAAGAGATGACCCAGACAAACGGGAAATAGACCTATCTCCTAGGGACTCATTAACAGACAATGAGtgatatattatacagagtcataaTAACCTACCCAAGGATTTAACCTTACATCCTACAGGCAAACGCCATGTATACCCACTCATACAGGGCCATATCCACATTATAAACTACATATACATAATTGCAAAAACACCTCCCCCACATAAATAAAAAACCCTTACAACCCATAAAACGACCCATGCCACAGGAAATATAGAGATCCTACTTATACAAGTGCCTCTACGCCACAACGCACACCCACCCATAATCAGAACATCACCCCATATGGACAATGGTGGATACAAAAGAATAGCAGAAAAATAACATAATAACATGGACTAATAATATAAAACATGTAATAAATAGTACACCACTATAGTGATGTGCGCTTGATGAAACTCTTCAAACAGTAGCTGCATGTGGTCCTTGTAGTTGCATGTGGTCCTTGTATCAAATGCACCAAAAGCATATGGATCTCCTGCACAGGTCAACTGACACTGCGTAACAGGTCAGATATCTAAAAACTAGAATAAAAACAGGTAATTAAAAACAAGCACAGCGGCACCTCAATGCAGAAAACCACACCACACGTGCCACCCACCAGCATCACAGAAACGACGCATAACTGATAGTTTCATTGAGTCCATTGGGGTGGACAGTATTCAAAGTCCACATCCACCGAGTCTCAAGCTGTGCCAACCGTTGAGAGACTCTCCCCCCTCTAACATCTAATTCCAACATGTCAATACCTTTGACCTTCAGGGCACTGCTATCACAGTTGTGATGTAGTCTAAAATGCCTTGGTATCGTTTTCAAAGTTTGTATATCTGCTACCTGTGCAGCCGCCTCAATACCGAGGACATGCTCTCTCACTCTTATTTTTAACTGCCTCGTTGTTAGACCAACGTAGATCAATGGGCAGGGGCAGGACGCATAATATATTACATTTCTAGATGTGCATGTAATAGATTTTACTATTTTAAAGGTTCTCTGCCCAGATGAGTCCACAAAAGTGTCCTCCCTCACGATATTACTGCATGCCACACAGTGACCACAGGCCCGACAGCCACCCTTTGGTTTATTGTTAGGGTCATTAAGGAACGTCCTTGGTGGATTGGCAATGTAGTGACTACGCACTAAATGGTCTCTTATATTCCTAGCCCTACGGTAAGTAATCAATGGTCGATTAGGTAGCAGTTTAGCCAGCGTAGGGTCAGTCCTTAGAATCGGCCAAGCATTCTCCAACACATTGCGTATAGACCCTGCCCGCGAGTTAAAATTAGTCACAAATCTAATGACCTCAGAGTCATCACTTCTCATATTGTTCCCATATAGTAGGGCATTCCTGTCGCTATATTTCGCTCGTGTATATGCCCGTTTAATAGCCCGATTGCTATACCCCCGTTCTTTAAACCGTGATCTCAGGTCTCTGGCCTGGGTCTCAAATTCTTCATTGGTAGAACATATACGGCGTATACGCAAAAATTGCCCTATGGGGACAGCATGTACCATATGAGTCGGGTGAGAGGAGGATGCATGAAGGAGGCTATTCGTGGCCGTTGGTTTCCTGTAAATTGTGGTTTGAATGGTATCTCCACTATCCCTCATCAGTTTTACATCCAGGAATTCAATGCTAGAGGTGTCAAACGTTGCAGTCAGTCTGATATTCCTCTCGTTATTATTAAGACCTATCACAAAGTCGGTGAaggcctcgctactcccctgccagataacaagaatgtcatctatgtagcgcgccCAGAGTAGGACGCGCTCCATAGACAACAGACTATCTGACtgtaggaggtccctctcccacagccccaggaacaggttggcataggcaggcgcaaaggccgcccccataacCCATTATGTTATTTTTCTGCTATTCTTTTGTATCCACCATTGTCCATATGGGGTGATGTTCTGATTATGGGTGGGTGTGCGTTGTGGCGTAGAGGCACTTGTATAAGTAGGATCTCTATATTTCCTGTGGCATGGGTCGTTTTATGGGTTGTAAGGGTTTTTTATTTATGTGGGGGAGGTGTTTTTGCAATTATGTATATGTAGTTTATAATGTGGATATGGCCCTGTATGAGTGGGTATACATGGCGTTTGCCTGTAGGATGTAAGGTTAAATCCTTGGGTAGGTTAttatgactctgtataatatatcaCTCATTGTCTGTTAATGAGTCCCTAGGAGATAGGTCTATTTCCCGTTTGTCTGGGTCATCTCTTCTTCTTGTCTTTGTCCTTCCCTTAGCTCACGTATGTGTATGCGTTGTATGTGGTGCTGACCAGTTGATGCCATCCTCGGCGCTGCCTGTACGCGGGCGCACTGGGCTCCGCCGCTCCGGGCGGCGTGTGGCGTCTTTACGCTGAAGTGGTTGCCATGACTGTGGCGGCGCTCCTGCGTGACGTCACCGCCGTCTGTGAGTTGCGGTTGCCATAGTGTCGTCCGCGTCACCTCCGGTTGGCGCCGCGGCTGCTGTCATTGGTCGGCTACTTAAACCCTGCTTCCTGTGCATCCTGACacgcccccctgacgaaggagttgattctccgaaacgcgcgtcgggtgacgtTGCAGGCTGTGACCGGGTTGCACCGAGTGTGGTCTATTGGAGGTAATATATGTCCATATAGCGCTTTGCTATGGGTTTATTTCAGGTAGCAGTGTGAGCATGGTGCACTTTACATCTGCGCATGGGCATTTTGGCTGATTATGCGTGGTCTGTGGTGCAGGGGCCTTGTTTCTAACCCAGTGTGGTATATATAGAGATAATAGGATGGACACTATTTTTGTCCTTTGAGGTGCCCTGGACACTAGTGATATTCTGCCCACCTGCCTTAACAGTATTACCATCCGGTTGCTTCATCCCCCTATACGTACATCTTTTACCTGGGGACCTAGGTTATGCAGTCTGCATGTCTTTTTGCATAGTGACAGTTTGGTGTAGTGTCTCGCACCATATGTCCACTTTGGTCACATTATTGTCCTATTGCTTGTTTGTAATTTTATTGTTAACTTGTTCTAATAAAGAGTATTTTTATCGATATCAACCGGGTTTTGTCGTTCCTTGTGATTTTCACACCCCCAGTTCGATAAtaaactagcagcagggcaagccagcacctccagtgcatactggctaagctctggccatgtatccagcttagagacgcaaaacttgaagggggaagagccatctgtgagtacactgagagggcaagacatgtagtctgtcaccaaaattcagaagtgaaggacagcatccaatccaggtgaaaaagaaataaacactttattgtgccttaaatgcgacgtttcaaccccattggggtctttatcaagcatgtataacattcaaaatgacggccttataaaGGAAGTGGATCTTTCACCATTGACATGTGTATATTAGTATGTGCTCGAACAATATTGCCAACAATGTGATCATGTGTTatgaatgcaatgagattttaattatgtatgtttcactttgtatatgttttttattgttaatacgatcaccagttattatgtatgtaaattttgtaggcggatccttcaggtggtggtgatccacttcctttataaggccgtcattttgaatgttatacatgcttgataaagaccccaatggggttgaaacgtcgcatttaaggcacaataaagtgtttatttctttttcacccggattggatgctgtccttcacttctgaattttggtatgtactcctccacttggatcctgtggagttaggacgagcaccACTATATACCACGGAGTGCTGTCTGCCGCTATTTTgttatgtagtctgtcaccatctgacggaaacgttgcctcctgctgactggagccatctgtgaaggtgtagacatttgtggagggaaacaaaactttgccacatttgggccatactggtcttgccttgtgctgaggtgctgcttctgctccctctttgtgcagagcttcctccactgcctcaacgcactgaggtgctttgtaaagcactagcggcACTGCTCtcaggtggaatggagaacatgatggaatgcaccagtgcgtcttggtactcctgcattttacgctcccgattcaacggtgttatgaggctttgtaagttgtcccggtagcaaggatctaggagggtggacacccaataatcagccgtgttgagaatgtgggcgatgcggcggttgtttctcaggcactgcagcatgaaatcaaccatgagctgcagactgccaactggccaagaaatgctgtcccctgcctgaggcgtgatctctgcctgctctgcatcaccccaccctcgctctacatactgactactagagcattgtgtacctccctcctctggacagatgttttCTTCCTccactgactcctcctcatcctcctcacaaagtgtcccctgcctaggcctttgtgaggaaccgcgttgcgcagactgtccagaagcagatggcatttttgactcctcatcctccacctcttccaaaacctcctcccttagtgcttgcagtgttttttcaagcaggcagataaggggtcaTGCTGacaagtgcatcatctgcactcgccatccgagtggaatcatcgaaggcacacaaaacgtggcagatgctcttcatagaggcccactcactggtgatgaagtgtgaacggcgcgcagtgcgacttgtttgcgcctgatgcagctggtactccattactgctgcctgctgctcacacaacctctccaacatatgtaacgttgaattctacctggtgggtaggtcacatatgatgcgatgttccggaaggcggaattggcgctgcagagctgcaatgcgcgatcttgccatgctggaacgccgcaagtgagcacactctatgtggaccttgtgcagaagtgcatcaagatccggatagtccctcaaaaaactctgcacggccaagttgagcacatgtgcctgacatgggatgtgagtgaggttgcctaggcccagagctgccaccagatttcggccattgtcacacactaccatgtctggctggagattcgctggcacaaaccacacgtcgctcagctgcttgatggcatttcagagctcctgcgctgagtgacttcgattccccaaagaaattaatttcaatacggcctgttgacgtttggccatggtcgtaacaggtaagcgttcacgggtccatgtggaggtagaccgtgatggctcctgcagcgctgattcagaggaactggattctgaggaggagtcaatgtgtacagactggattcctgcactccttgaagttggcagaacacgtacagcgccactctcaagatctgtacccggctccacaacatttactcaatgggcagtgagggaaaggtatcatccctgtccatgcttactggtccacgcatcggtggtcaggtggaccttgctactgacggcgtttagtagcacatgtttaatttttccctccacatgcttttgcatggcagggacggcttgcctgctgaaataaaagcggctgggcacgttgtattgtgggactgtcaatgccatgaagttacggaaggtgtcagtctccaccagcctgaatgatagcatttcaagggacagtagttttgcaatgccagcattgagAGCCTGTACTCGGGGTGAtttgccgagtatgggcgccttttctcccatgcctgtgctaccgatggctgtagactggcctgggagtgtgagaatGACAGGGAACGtgctgctgtgggtggaattacactgggtctctgtacaacagtgccagaggttctcccatggcgatcctgtgaggaagccaaaccagctgtgtgtgagctgcaggaagaggctacaacacgagctgaagaggtggtaggtggcgatgtaggttggcctaggtcttcagtgtgtctttgtaactccacctcgtgcttggtccgcacatgtttccacatatttgtggttttgaggttgctgacacttttccctcttttcactttgtgattacacagcttgcatttgccaaagcaaatgtcatctgcaactgtgtcaaaaaaggaccaggcactgcaagtcttgggagcacccgttttgggttttggaagatgcatgctcctaatgggtgccgaagtggaggctatagACAACCGAGTCtactccctccctctccctccttttttggccgttcagggaatctctacctcagagctgctcccaccaccttcctgtacctcatgccatgatgggtcaaggacctcatcatctacactaccctcttcaaacaactgcttctcctggttagtctcgacagcacagtacacaccagaaagtgacacctgagtctcatcatcagatgtgtactgaggtgtgctgaccataggcactggcccacctgcctcttcagattcagagagacaaagctgttgcgcatcactgcatgctacctcttcttcaaattctagaatgctgcttggctggcaccctctttccaagccaagagagtcagagaacagaagtagagatggctcctgtccagggctctctgactgcctgggcaatttggcaggtggtgaagtgaCAAATAtgtgctcttcagtgctcaggacctgagaggatctggaactaattgaagtcgatgcgttagctgccatccatccgacaacggctttaaTTTGGTCCTACCGCAGGagaggggtacggcgagctcctacaaagctgcgcataaaggactgttccctggtaaaactggggatgctgagtcactggtgcccgcagcaggcacagaatccctacgtcctctccctgcagaaactccatgcccatgaCCACATGCctcactccctgccttcttcatcttggtagactgataaacatAAGCAGAAAagcactaagggcttagtgtgcctaTTCCTGAaccgctgctaacaggtataagaaacactaattttataaagtgtggactagactttaatatgagctaatgtggcctacacaactgtaaagtggagtgttttgtgaactttatttcctttttttttcacaaaaagacactggatgtgcccaaagatgtaaaaccgatagtatcacaaactttttgtaggaaggtaacctacaatgcaatagatgaggctccaaaaaataggctaatactaatgtggctggggctgcagggcacaggccagcagaaaggctcctctatctactcctatatagtgtttgcaagcaatctagctggatacggatggaaccacactaattggagaaatcaggaaaaatgagcagcactaatgcaaaaaaggacaatgtatgaggcagtgacgcacgctgagcggactacaatcggaggtggctgcagaacacactacagcatgagctgcactcacacacacagagacctcgcagacagctgtgaacagcacagAGAACTGTgaactagcgctgcaaggctgcagaaaggctcctctatctactcctatatagtgtttgcaagcaatctagctggatacggatggaaccacactaataggagaaatcaggaaaaatgagcaacactaatgcaaaaaaggacaatgtatgaagcAGCGACgcacgctgagtggactacaaccggaggtggctgcagaacacactacagcgtgagctgcactcacacacagagaccttgcagacagccgtgaacagagctgcaaggcaaaagaaagcttctcacacagcggttgctggaAAATTGTCACAGGTCCACCATCAGAATGAATAAAAAATGGACCCACATTGTTTGGACGTAGTAAAAGCCATCTTTTTGTATTGAAAACTGGGCAAATAACGTGATCAGAGATGCTCATCCGTAAAATAAGACAGGGATACATTTTCCGCACCTAAAAATGGCATTTGCCATACCGTTTTTACGTTGAATCGAGACAAAAAACTCAGCCAAATCTTTAGGTCTTCTTTCAAATCCTTACCCAATCTTATATGGTAATTAGGATTGGTATATCCTGCAGTAGCAGTGTACAAGCGTGCAGAAAAAACCCTACCTATAGGAACAATTCTGAGAGCAAAATTCAAAAGACCTAGCAAAGACTAACTCCTTTAACGTTACTTTTTCAATCACTAAACAGTGGTTGATAGATGCACAAAGTTTAGAAAGCTTGTCAAGGGGTAAAGAACCAGTCATGCTTCCTGAATCAATAAAAATACCTAAAAACTCTAAGGAAGTACAAGGGGACACAGTTTTTTCAGATGCAATTGGGACACCAAAATGACTGCAGACTTCCAAGAATTTCCTTAACAACGAATAACAAACTTCCGAATCTTTAGGGCCAATAAATAAAAAATCGTCTAAATAATGCAATAAACCCCCGTCTTCAGAATTAACTTCAACTACCCACTGCAAAAAAGTAGAGAACGtctcaaaataaaaacaagaaaaaccCATAGGATATGACAAATGATGTATGAGCCTTTGCTCTTTTTTAGGTACGATTCTTAAAAGGGATAACCTAAAATTTTCAAAGGGGGGGTGAATCAAAAGGACCAGACACCCTACCCAATTCTAAttctttaacaatttttttttcaacaatatgAGGAAACTCAATAGCCGAAGGCAAGTTAGGCACTAGCTTACAACCACTACCTGAAAAGGGGGGAACGAAAAAACCATTAACCCTCGTACAGAATAGAGCTACTCGCCCGATCTGGGTATACTTCTAACCAAGGGGCCATTTTTTCCAGGATCACTGGGGTCGGTGCCTTTAGAAAAGGGCTCCTTGGTATTACCTTGCTGTCCATTCTGTAATTGCTTTTTGAAACATTTAAACATTGGGTGTGAACCCCCACAGAAAGAGCACTCATGGCGAAAATGACAATTTTGAGACCACTTGCAGCTATTCTCATTAAAAGCAAAGCAGACTCCTTTTTTGATAGTAACGCTGGAAACCTGTCTGACAGTTGAAGATCTTTGAGGTAACATCATATTAAGCCATAAACCAACATCCTTCATGCCCCACGCTAAGTTGGGGTACATAGATAATTTGTGAGGAAACGCCTCATCATATAACAACCACGCCATACCGCCAAAATTACGGTACGCTTCCAAAATTGTATCCAAGTGCTGAAATAAACCGGAGCAAAGACTGGGGTACTTCTCATCTAATACAGCAGAGTAGATAGCAAAGGCTTGAAACCAATTATTAAAGGATTTAACTGGCAAATTCCTCCTTTTATCATCAGATTCATCCTTTCATATCTACTCTGTTGATCCCTACCAGATGGTAAAAGGGAAAACAAATCAACAAATTCCTTGATCCAAATCTGTTCTTTTAAAGAAACACTCAAGTGAAAACCTAATGGCGATACTTCACAAGTGAGCGATTCCTTTAAAAGAACCTCAGGCAGTCTAGGTTTTAAAACAACACCAGAGCTGCCAATGTTAGAATCCATGGATGATGTGGGTAATACCCGGGAGCCCAAATATTCCTATAA
Encoded here:
- the LOC138638519 gene encoding uncharacterized protein — translated: MDFRAREQCWLGQIEQVFGHDGTGGAPTSSHSGDAIFESMRKMLLKRTKLWWNRMFLEQYLAKKMIPRGLRVQVVPTFPVEDLEFITGWEEACGSCSVVFMRLLIGLNTKTIEGLDKEIDLALSELRSKCSEEQLKSYEMQIDKSIEMTVKKISETQASKLTRDIRDYQTQKVYLWRKSTSQQRQIQRSVSNTSLSSNSTQSDLSTSSALTRSGVSYNRPKNRNYHPYKRYKSRNDETPRGENKKASSQP